A region from the Musa acuminata AAA Group cultivar baxijiao chromosome BXJ1-10, Cavendish_Baxijiao_AAA, whole genome shotgun sequence genome encodes:
- the LOC103969959 gene encoding NDR1/HIN1-like protein 13 gives MADRVYPSAKPNPQPSQALNGGGGGGAGGAPSFPPTKGQTYSATLPAYRPQPRKPPPPRRRSRRGCCCSCCLWLTLIIVALVLLAAIAAGVFYVIYRPRRPTFEVDGLRLSAFNVSGAGQLTSRLDLNVTARNPNAKIVYLYDAASISVFSGDVDVGDGSFPAFVQEAKNTTHLSAKLSAPSSQTLDSTAASDLRKKTSLPLEIAVDTKVGVKIGGLKTKKMGIQMRCEGINIGVPKGKAAPVASSPNAACKVKLRIKIWKWTIS, from the coding sequence ATGGCGGATCGAGTATACCCTTCTGCGAAGCCTAACCCCCAACCGTCCCAGGCCCtcaacggcggcggcggcggcggcgcaggagGGGCCCCCTCCTTCCCGCCGACAAAGGGCCAGACGTACAGCGCGACGCTCCCGGCTTACCGTCCCCAGCCGCGGAAGCCGCCACCGCCCCGCCGTCGTAGCCGTCGGGGCTGCTGCTGCTCCTGTTGCCTCTGGCTCACCCTCATCATCGTCGCCCTCGTCTTACTCGCCGCCATCGCCGCCGGCGTCTTCTACGTCATCTACCGACCCCGCCGCCCCACCTTCGAGGTCGACGGCCTCCGCCTCTCCGCCTTCAACGTCTCGGGCGCCGGCCAGCTCACCTCCCGCCTCGACCTCAACGTCACCGCACGCAACCCCAACGCCAAGATTGTCTACCTCTACGACGCGGCCTCCATCTCCGTCTTCTCCGGCGATGTCGACGTCGGCGACGGGTCCTTCCCCGCCTTCGTCCAGGAAGCGAAGAACACCACCCATCTCTCCGCCAAGCTATCAGCCCCCAGCAGCCAGACGCTGGACTCGACGGCGGCGTCGGATCTGAGGAAGAAGACCAGCCTGCCGCTGGAAATCGCCGTGGACACCAAGGTGGGTGTAAAGATCGGGGGTTTGAAGACGAAGAAGATGGGGATACAGATGCGGTGCGAGGGGATAAACATCGGCGTGCCGAAGGGGAAAGCTGCGCCGGTGGCGTCCTCCCCGAACGCCGCCTGCAAGGTCAAGCTCCGCATCAAGATCTGGAAGTGGACCATCTCCTAG
- the LOC103969432 gene encoding L-ascorbate oxidase, which yields MATSSLSLLLISSCIISVLLQAASASKTRHFKWEVGYIYASPDCNEKILIGINGQFPGPTIRAKAGDTIHVELKNTLHTEGVVIHWHGIRQFGTPWADGTASISQCAIDPEETFVYRFRVEKAGTYFYHGHYGMQRAAGLYGSLIVDAADGEAEPFRYDGEFNLLLSDWYHQSIYDQTVGLSSKPFRWIGEPQTLLINGRGQYNCSLAAHLIEGSNTCETTSKDCAPVVLRVLPNKTYRLRIASTTSLSSLNLAIGNHKMVVVEADGNHVEPFMVDDIDIYSGESYSVLLTTDQNPSSNYWLSIGVRGRKPKTSPALAIVNYSPNSPSKLPESSPPIAPEWNDYNHSKSFSYRILARRGAPKPPQSADRRIVLLNTQNKIDGYTKWSINNISLALPPTPYLGSMRYRLKNAFDAGTPPENFPSSYDVMRPPTNPNSTQSSNAYVIRFNSTVDVILQNANALAVNVSEIHPWHLHGHDFWVVGYGDGRFDEKDVARFNLKNPPLRNTVVIFPYGWTAIRFVADNPGVWAFHCHIEPHLHMGMGVIFAEGVEHVGKIPKEALVCGMTGKMLMHNHLP from the exons ATGGCAACGAGCTCGCTCTCGCTCTTGCTCATCTCCTCCTGCATCATCTCGGTCCTGCTGCAGGCTGCTTCGGCTTCCAAGACCAGACATTTCAAATGGGAGGTGGGGTATATCTACGCATCGCCGGACTGCAACGAGAAAATTCTGATAGGGATCAACGGCCAGTTCCCCGGCCCCACCATCCGCGCCAAGGCCGGCGATACGATCCATGTGGAGCTCAAGAACACGCTTCACACCGAGGGAGTCGTCATCCACTGGCACGGCATCAGACAG TTCGGAACGCCGTGGGCCGATGGAACCGCTTCCATCTCACAGTGCGCCATCGATCCCGAAGAAACTTTCGTTTACCGATTTAGAGTTGAAAAG GCCGGGACGTACTTCTATCACGGGCACTATGGGATGCAGAGGGCGGCGGGGCTGTATGGGTCTCTGATAGTGGATGCGGCCGATGGGGAGGCGGAGCCGTTCCGCTATGACGGCGAGTTCAATCTGCTGCTGAGCGATTGGTACCACCAGAGCATATATGATCAGACGGTGGGACTCTCTTCCAAACCCTTCCGATGGATCGGCGAACCGCAG ACTCTGCTGATCAATGGGAGGGGGCAATACAACTGTTCTTTGGCCGCACATCTGATCGAGGGATCCAACACATGCGAGACGACAAGCAAAGATTGTGCGCCGGTCGTGCTCCGAGTGCTTCCAAACAAGACATACAGATTGAGGATCGCAAGCACCACCTCGCTGTCTTCTCTCAACCTGGCCATCGGA AATCACaagatggtggtggtggaggcaGATGGGAACCATGTGGAACCGTTCATGGTGGATGACATAGACATATACTCAGGCGAAAGCTATTCGGTGCTCCTCACCACCGACCAGAATCCATCATCGAACTACTGGCTTTCGATCGGCGTCAGGGGAAGGAAACCCAAAACCAGCCCTGCATTAGCCATCGTGAACTACAGCCCAAATTCCCCATCAAAGTTACCGGAATCCAGTCCTCCGATCGCTCCTGAATGGAACGACTATAACCACAGCAAATCGTTCTCCTACAGAATCCTGGCCCGCCGAGGCGCACCGAAGCCCCCACAGAGCGCCGACAGGCGGATCGTCCTGCTCAACACGCAAAACAAAATCGACGGGTACACAAAGTGGTCGATCAACAACATCTCTTTGGCTCTCCCTCCCACCCCTTATTTGGGGTCCATGAGATACCGTCTGAAGAATGCATTTGATGCTGGGACGCCACCCGAGAATTTTCCCTCGAGTTACGATGTGATGAGGCCTCCTACAAATCCAAACTCCACGCAAAGTAGCAATGCGTATGTGATCCGGTTTAACAGCACGGTGGATGTAATCCTCCAGAATGCAAATGCCCTCGCGGTTAACGTCAGCGAAATACATCCGTGGCATCTGCACGGGCATGACTTCTGGGTGGTAGGATATGGGGATGGAAGGTTCGATGAGAAGGATGTTGCCAGGTTCAACCTGAAGAATCCGCCACTCAGGAACACGGTGGTGATCTTTCCTTATGGTTGGACGGCGATAAGGTTCGTGGCAGACAATCCTGGAGTTTGGGCATTTCATTGCCACATAGAACCGCATTTGCATATGGGCATGGGTGTGATCTTTGCCGAAGGCGTTGAGCATGTAGGAAAGATACCAAAAGAAGCTCTGGTTTGTGGGATGACTGGGAAGATGCTGATGCACAACCACCTCCCGTGA
- the LOC135596285 gene encoding transmembrane 9 superfamily member 7-like — MAKADVGLAAVLLLSCLLLLPFARGFYLPGVAPRDFHKDDELQVKVNKLSSTKTQLPYDYYFLDYCKPSKIMNNAENLGEVLRGDRIENSVYAFKMRRDESCKVVCRTKLSSEAAKNFKEKIDDEYHVNMILDNLPVAVPRQRRDGSQALSYEHGFRVGYKSKDDKYYISNHLSFKVMYHKDPESEDARIVGFEVIPSSVKHEYSDWDEKNPKVTTCSADIKITPGSNTPQEVAADAYVVFSYDVTFQPSEIKWASRWDTYLLMNDDQIHWFSIINSLMIVLFLSGMVAMIMLRTLYRDIANYNQLETQEEAQEETGWKLVHGDVFRPPINSGLLCVYVGTGVQFFGMTLVTMIFALLGFLSPSNRGGLMSAMVLLWVFMGLFAGYSSARLYKMFKGSEWKRITLKTAFIFPGIVFAIFFVLNALIWEEKSSGAIPFGTMFALVLLWFGISVPLVFVGSYIGYKRPALEDPVKTNKIPRQIPEQAWYMQPAFSVLIGGILPFGAVFIELFFILTSIWLNQFYYIFGFLFIVFIILIITCAEITIVLCYFQLCSEDYHWWWRAYLTAGSSALYLFAYSTFYFFTKLEITKVVSGILYFGYMLIVSYAFFVLTGTIGFYACFWFVRKIYSSVKID, encoded by the exons atgGCGAAGGCGGACGTTGGGCTCGCCGCGGTTCTCCTTCTTTCGTGCCTCCTCCTTCTGCCCTTCGCCCGCGGCTTCTACCTCCCGGGAGTCGCTCCTCGCGATTTCCACAAG GATGATGAACTTCAAGTCAAAGTGAACAAACTTTCTTCCACAAAGACCCAACTTCCATATGATTACTATTTCTTGGATTACTGTAAGCCTTCCAAGATAATGAACAATGCTGAGAATTTGGGGGAGGTCCTTCGTGGTGATCGCATTGAAAATTCTGTTTATGCT TTTAAAATGAGAAGGGATGAAAGCTGCAAAGTAGTTTGTCGAACAAAGCTTAGCTCAGAGGCTGCCAAGAACTTTAAGGAGAAGATTGATGATGAATACCATGTGAACAT GATCCTGGATAATCTTCCAGTTGCAGTTCCCAGGCAAAGAAGAGATGGAAGTCAAGCTTTAAGCTATGAACATGGTTTCCGTGTTGGGTATAAA AGCAAAGATGATAAATATTACATTAGTAACCACCTCAGTTTCAAAGTAATGTATCACAAAGATCCGGAATCTGAGGATGCTCGTATTGTTGGTTTTGAGGTGATCCCAAGCAG CGTGAAACATGAGTACAGTGACTGGGATGAGAAGAACCCTAAAGTTACTACGTGCAGTGCAGACATTAAAATAACCCCTGGTAGCAATACTCCCCAAGAAGTAGCTGCTGACGCATATGTTGTCTTCTCATATGACGTTACCTTCCAG CCCAGCGAAATCAAATGGGCATCACGATGGGACACTTACCTTCTCATGAATGATGATCAAATTCACTGGTTTTCTATCATCAACTCTTTGATGATAGTTCTGTTTCTGTCTGGCATGGTAGCCATGATTATGTTGAGGACCCTCTACAGAGATATAgctaattataatcaacttgagaCTCAGGAGGAAGCACAGGAAGAAACAGGATGGAAGTTAGTCCATGGTGATGTCTTTAGACCTCCAATCAACTCCGGGCTTCTTTGTGTTTACGTAGGAACTGGTGTTCAGTTCTTTGGGATGACCTTGGTCACGATGATATTTGCATTATTAGGTTTTCTCTCCCCCTCCAACCGTGGGGGTCTGATGAGCGCAATGGTTCTCCTGTGGGTTTTCATGGGCCTATTTGCTGGATATTCTTCAGCCCGTCTCTATAAAATGTTCAAAGGCTCTGAATGGAAGAGGATCACCTTGAAAACTGCCTTTATCTTTCCTGGTATTGTGTTTGCCATTTTCTTTGTCCTGAATGCTCTTATCTGGGAGGAGAAATCATCTGGTGCGATTCCATTTGGCACCATGTTCGCTTTGGTGTTACTATGGTTTGGCATATCTGTGCCCCTGGTTTTTGTTGGTAGCTATATTGGCTACAAAAGGCCAGCTCTTGAGGATCCAGTCAAGACCAACAAGATTCCCAGGCAGATACCTGAGCAGGCTTGGTATATGCAGCCTGCATTTTCTGTACTAATTGGTGGGATACTACCATTTGGTGCTGTTTTTATTGAACTCTTCTTCATCCTGACGTCAATATGGCTGAACCAATTCTATTACATCTTCGGTTTCctcttcatagtcttcatcattctCATCATAACCTGCGCTGAAATTACAATTGTGCTTTGCTACTTCCAGCTATGCAGTGAAGACTATCACTGGTGGTGGAGAGCATATCTGACTGCAGGTTCTTCTGCTCTCTACCTCTTTGCATATTCCACATTTTATTTCTTCACGAAGCTGGAGATAACCAAAGTGGTTTCAGGAATTCTTTACTTTGGTTATATGTTAATTGTATCTTATGCATTTTTCGTGTTGACTGGCACAATCGGATTCTATGCTTGTTTCTGGTTTGTCCGCAAGATATATTCTTCTGTGAAAATAGACTGA
- the LOC103969434 gene encoding histone deacetylase 2 isoform X2 produces MWSELRQVNAASAERSLCLYPLKHAYDGSERRACIGTGHVSSLSRLRVTSRHCYFQPSYTNILRHGSLLLLPRSRPDGTRGCHPQGSDPLQQSLLRRSALQGACDLLVILRHRVFWNRETVHSESYLSSLKSSLNVATIIEVPPVSLLPNCLVQNKVLYPFRKQVGGSILAAKLAKERGWAINIGGGFHHCSAENGGGFCAYADISLCIQFAFVLLNISRVMIIDLDAHQGNGHEIDFSNDRRVYILDMYNAGIYPFDFEAKRYIDQKVELASGTKTKEYLDKLDEALEVARNNFNPELVVYNAGTDILDGDPLGRLKISPDGVMTRDEKVFRFARERNIPLLMLTSGGYMKSSARVIADSIINLSKKNLIALDSPLGRK; encoded by the exons ATGTGGTCCGAACTCAGACAAGTGAACGCAGCATCCGCCGAGAGATCGTTATGCCTCTACCCGTTGAAGCACGCGTACGATGGCAGCGAGCGGCGCGCCTGTATCGGCACTGGCCACGTCTCGTCGCTGTCTCGCCTTCGAGTCACTTCGCGTCATTGCTACTTCCAGCCATCGTATACAAATATTCTCCG CCATGGCAGCCTTCTCCTTCTCCCCAGAAGCCGCCCCGACGGGACCCGCGGATGCCATCCGCAGGGATCGGATCCTCTCCAGCAATCTCTACTTCGACGTTCTGCCCTCCAAG GTGCCTGTGATCTACTCGTCATCCTACGACATCGCGTTTTTTGGAATCGAGAAACT GTGCATTCAGAATCATACTTGAGCAGTCTCAAAAGCAGCTTAAATGTTGCCACTATTATTGAG GTCCCTCCTGTTTCTTTGCTTCCCAATTGCCTTGTACAGAATAAAGTGCTTTACCCATTTCGCAAGCAG GTGGGAGGTTCCATACTGGCAGCTAAACTTGCAAAAGAGCGAGGGTGGGCCATCAATATTGGTGGTGGTTTCCATCATTGTTCAGCAGAAAATGGAGGTGGATTTTGCGCGTATGCTGACATTTCACTTTGTATTCAGTTTGCTTTTGTTCTTTTGAATATTTCAAG agtaATGATAATTGATCTTGATGCTCACCAAGGGAACGGCCATGAAATAGACTTCTCTAATGACA GAAGGGTTTATATTCTGGACATGTACAATGCTGGAATATATCCTTTT GACTTTGAGGCTAAGAGATACATTGATCAGAAAGTTGAGTTAGCA AGTGGGACCAAAACAAAGGAATATCTAGATAAGCTGGATGAAGCGCTTGAG GTTGCAAGAAATAACTTCAATCCTGAGTTGGTGGTATATAATGCTGGCACTGATATCCTAGACGGAGATCCTTTGGGCAGATTGAAG ATCAGTCCTGATGGAGTGATGACTAGAGATGAGAAGGTTTTCAGATTTGCTAGAGAAAGAAATATACCACTTCTGATGCTTACTTCAG GTGGCTATATGAAGTCTAGTGCTCGAGTAATAGCAGATTCAATTATAAATCTTTCCAAGAAAAACTTGATAGCATTGGACAGTCCTCTGGGTAGAAAGTAA
- the LOC103969434 gene encoding histone deacetylase 2 isoform X1 codes for MAASGAPVSALATSRRCLAFESLRVIATSSHRIQIFSAMAAFSFSPEAAPTGPADAIRRDRILSSNLYFDVLPSKVPVIYSSSYDIAFFGIEKLHPFDSSKWGRICQFLIKEGFLDKKQTVEPLEASKDDLLVVHSESYLSSLKSSLNVATIIEVPPVSLLPNCLVQNKVLYPFRKQVGGSILAAKLAKERGWAINIGGGFHHCSAENGGGFCAYADISLCIQFAFVLLNISRVMIIDLDAHQGNGHEIDFSNDRRVYILDMYNAGIYPFDFEAKRYIDQKVELASGTKTKEYLDKLDEALEVARNNFNPELVVYNAGTDILDGDPLGRLKISPDGVMTRDEKVFRFARERNIPLLMLTSGGYMKSSARVIADSIINLSKKNLIALDSPLGRK; via the exons ATGGCAGCGAGCGGCGCGCCTGTATCGGCACTGGCCACGTCTCGTCGCTGTCTCGCCTTCGAGTCACTTCGCGTCATTGCTACTTCCAGCCATCGTATACAAATATTCTCCG CCATGGCAGCCTTCTCCTTCTCCCCAGAAGCCGCCCCGACGGGACCCGCGGATGCCATCCGCAGGGATCGGATCCTCTCCAGCAATCTCTACTTCGACGTTCTGCCCTCCAAG GTGCCTGTGATCTACTCGTCATCCTACGACATCGCGTTTTTTGGAATCGAGAAACT GCATCCATTTGATTCATCCAAGTGGGGCCGTATTTGCCAATTCTTAATTAAGGAAGGTTTCTTAGACAAGAAACAAACAGTAGAACCACTAGAAGCCTCAAAAGATGACTTACTGGTG GTGCATTCAGAATCATACTTGAGCAGTCTCAAAAGCAGCTTAAATGTTGCCACTATTATTGAG GTCCCTCCTGTTTCTTTGCTTCCCAATTGCCTTGTACAGAATAAAGTGCTTTACCCATTTCGCAAGCAG GTGGGAGGTTCCATACTGGCAGCTAAACTTGCAAAAGAGCGAGGGTGGGCCATCAATATTGGTGGTGGTTTCCATCATTGTTCAGCAGAAAATGGAGGTGGATTTTGCGCGTATGCTGACATTTCACTTTGTATTCAGTTTGCTTTTGTTCTTTTGAATATTTCAAG agtaATGATAATTGATCTTGATGCTCACCAAGGGAACGGCCATGAAATAGACTTCTCTAATGACA GAAGGGTTTATATTCTGGACATGTACAATGCTGGAATATATCCTTTT GACTTTGAGGCTAAGAGATACATTGATCAGAAAGTTGAGTTAGCA AGTGGGACCAAAACAAAGGAATATCTAGATAAGCTGGATGAAGCGCTTGAG GTTGCAAGAAATAACTTCAATCCTGAGTTGGTGGTATATAATGCTGGCACTGATATCCTAGACGGAGATCCTTTGGGCAGATTGAAG ATCAGTCCTGATGGAGTGATGACTAGAGATGAGAAGGTTTTCAGATTTGCTAGAGAAAGAAATATACCACTTCTGATGCTTACTTCAG GTGGCTATATGAAGTCTAGTGCTCGAGTAATAGCAGATTCAATTATAAATCTTTCCAAGAAAAACTTGATAGCATTGGACAGTCCTCTGGGTAGAAAGTAA